In a genomic window of Maridesulfovibrio ferrireducens:
- a CDS encoding Crp/Fnr family transcriptional regulator, with the protein MSVETSEYQEHLEIIREVPYFSGLELEAQKLLAYLCVRETFAPGETVFNTGDVDQSAYFILKGQMEAFLDGVETPIQTFKDNDFVGALTLIGDSKRLFTLKATSESVCVRLTKDKFEKAREQYPEISNKFLKAAVNKISNREERFIAKYDIGCEGCKSTIGLTLI; encoded by the coding sequence ATGAGCGTCGAAACAAGTGAATATCAAGAACATCTCGAAATAATAAGAGAAGTACCTTACTTCTCAGGACTTGAACTGGAAGCTCAAAAACTGCTGGCCTACCTTTGCGTGCGTGAGACTTTCGCCCCCGGTGAAACGGTCTTTAATACAGGGGATGTAGATCAGTCAGCTTACTTCATTTTAAAAGGACAGATGGAAGCTTTTCTGGATGGAGTTGAAACCCCCATCCAGACTTTTAAAGACAACGACTTTGTCGGAGCTTTGACCTTAATAGGCGACTCTAAAAGGCTCTTTACCCTCAAGGCGACCTCTGAATCTGTTTGTGTCCGCCTTACAAAGGACAAATTTGAGAAAGCCCGAGAACAATACCCGGAAATAAGCAACAAATTCTTGAAAGCTGCGGTTAATAAAATCAGCAACAGAGAAGAAAGATTTATTGCTAAATATGATATCGGCTGTGAAGGATGCAAATCCACAATCGGCTTAACCCTTATTTAA
- a CDS encoding ABC transporter ATP-binding protein/permease: MTITKRSLMYWVKTSNFKLQMILLVVILVTVAARVIPLEMQKLIINQAISMRKVDLLVRYCTFYIIAVVSASLLKYAITTLQTYIGQEALAKMRKGLYAHILTLPLGFFRKANPGMVVSSLITELSPAGEYVGQSIAVPVTNVLTLITFATYLFYLNPTMAAISIALYPFVIYLVPKLQKRSNNANKQRVDTTRNLSSHINETISGIHEIHGNGSYRIENRKYGSFVDRLFKIRITWILYKQGIKVLNSFFQNLGPFLLFLVGGYLAIQGKFDLGALVAFLSAYEKIYDPWKELMDFYQVHNDATVRYERVMEYFDYEPEFKLEPTDRAPIKLTGAIDIQNLGFTVSGGIKLLKQINLKLKPGEQLALVGFSGSGKSTLAQCVSQLYKYTGGSVKIDGYEVGELTKADMVHSMGIVAQEPFIFSGSIKDNLLYSCAAVLEGDPEAEQKMPSRDHMIESIQQAGIFVDVLRFGLNTLVDSEQDKELSERLLMVRKNFHSDFGEKFAEHVEFYEEGKYLDYSTVAGNIIFGSAMDKSFAGKNLATNEYFINFLKETQLETPLLSLGRETAKQAVDILGDLPQEEIFFEQSPIPTEDFEDYKQLAARLDHNTLQEIKGKDRDMLLQLALNFIPGKHKIVALPSVLKTLILDGRQMFFNKVSVEKPDSFSFFKIAEYIPSQTILDNILFGKPKTDHPQIQDAINQSMIQLLIEEDLLETVVELGMGFEVGTKGDKLSGGQKQKLAIARTFLKNPPIMIMDEATSALDNRSQNRIQGLLETKWKGKSTLISVIHRLDTIKNYDKVAVMKAGKLMEIGPYDELIAKKGLLYELIHGAK, encoded by the coding sequence TTGACGATCACTAAACGGTCCCTTATGTACTGGGTGAAGACCAGCAATTTCAAATTACAAATGATATTGCTGGTTGTAATTTTAGTAACAGTAGCTGCACGCGTAATTCCTCTTGAAATGCAGAAACTGATTATCAACCAAGCCATCAGTATGCGTAAGGTTGATTTGCTTGTCAGATACTGCACCTTCTACATAATAGCCGTAGTCAGTGCCAGCCTGTTAAAGTATGCAATTACGACCTTGCAGACTTACATCGGGCAGGAAGCTCTGGCGAAAATGCGAAAAGGACTGTACGCCCATATTCTCACGCTCCCTTTAGGCTTTTTCAGAAAAGCAAACCCGGGTATGGTTGTTTCATCACTGATAACAGAACTTTCTCCGGCAGGTGAATATGTAGGACAATCAATCGCAGTACCGGTTACCAACGTCCTGACATTGATAACATTTGCAACGTATTTGTTCTACCTGAACCCGACCATGGCCGCCATTTCAATCGCACTGTATCCCTTCGTTATATATCTGGTTCCCAAGCTCCAAAAAAGATCAAACAATGCCAATAAGCAGAGAGTCGATACAACCCGTAATCTCAGTAGTCATATCAACGAAACGATTTCAGGAATACATGAAATTCATGGTAACGGCTCATACCGTATTGAAAACCGTAAATATGGTTCATTCGTAGACCGCCTTTTCAAAATAAGAATCACATGGATTCTTTACAAACAGGGAATCAAGGTTCTCAATAGCTTTTTCCAAAATCTTGGACCATTTTTACTATTTCTTGTCGGTGGTTATCTAGCCATTCAAGGTAAATTCGACCTTGGTGCTCTTGTTGCTTTCCTTTCCGCTTATGAAAAAATTTATGATCCATGGAAAGAACTTATGGACTTCTATCAGGTTCATAATGACGCAACTGTCCGCTATGAACGAGTCATGGAATATTTTGATTACGAGCCTGAATTCAAGCTTGAACCGACAGACAGAGCTCCGATTAAACTTACTGGAGCCATTGATATTCAAAACCTCGGATTCACTGTTTCAGGGGGCATAAAACTGCTCAAGCAAATCAACCTGAAACTGAAACCCGGCGAACAGCTGGCTCTTGTAGGATTTTCGGGCAGTGGTAAAAGTACACTGGCCCAATGTGTCTCACAACTATATAAATATACCGGAGGGTCGGTAAAAATCGACGGCTATGAAGTCGGAGAACTGACCAAAGCCGACATGGTCCACAGTATGGGTATTGTTGCGCAGGAACCGTTTATCTTTTCAGGGTCCATAAAAGACAATTTGCTCTATTCATGTGCAGCTGTACTTGAAGGCGATCCTGAAGCTGAACAGAAAATGCCAAGCCGGGACCATATGATTGAAAGCATCCAGCAAGCAGGCATTTTTGTGGATGTTCTAAGGTTCGGTCTAAACACCCTTGTGGATTCTGAACAAGATAAAGAACTATCCGAACGCTTACTGATGGTTCGCAAAAACTTTCACTCAGACTTCGGTGAAAAGTTTGCGGAACATGTCGAATTCTATGAGGAAGGTAAATACCTCGATTACTCTACGGTTGCAGGTAATATTATCTTCGGTTCTGCTATGGATAAAAGTTTTGCAGGTAAAAACCTTGCCACAAACGAATACTTTATCAATTTCTTAAAAGAAACTCAGCTTGAAACACCTCTTCTCAGCCTTGGCCGTGAAACCGCTAAGCAAGCTGTTGATATTTTGGGTGATCTCCCTCAAGAAGAAATATTCTTCGAACAAAGTCCTATTCCGACAGAAGATTTTGAGGACTATAAACAACTTGCTGCCAGATTGGACCATAACACTTTGCAGGAAATAAAAGGCAAAGATAGAGATATGCTCCTCCAGCTGGCCCTGAACTTCATACCTGGAAAGCATAAAATTGTTGCTTTGCCATCTGTTTTGAAAACGCTCATTCTTGATGGACGCCAGATGTTCTTTAACAAGGTGTCCGTTGAAAAGCCGGATTCTTTCAGCTTCTTCAAAATAGCTGAATACATCCCTTCGCAGACAATTTTGGATAATATTCTTTTCGGAAAACCGAAAACAGATCATCCACAAATTCAGGATGCGATCAACCAAAGTATGATTCAGCTTCTTATTGAAGAAGACTTACTTGAAACAGTTGTCGAGCTTGGAATGGGATTTGAGGTTGGAACCAAGGGCGATAAGCTGTCCGGTGGTCAAAAACAGAAGCTTGCGATTGCAAGAACATTCCTCAAGAATCCGCCTATCATGATTATGGATGAAGCTACTTCTGCCCTTGATAACCGTTCACAGAACAGAATTCAGGGACTTTTAGAAACTAAATGGAAAGGAAAATCGACTCTCATTTCAGTTATTCATAGGCTTGATACTATCAAAAACTATGACAAAGTTGCTGTAATGAAAGCTGGTAAGCTTATGGAAATAGGGCCTTACGATGAATTAATCGCTAAAAAGGGCCTTCTCTACGAACTTATACATGGAGCAAAATAG
- a CDS encoding ATP-binding protein: MVNNRQSQVGDDKISSFTLKADLSELKILAEKIENFGQQNEIPEKNIFEVNLVLDELFTNLVSYGCFSDSHSFDIELILKDGVMFIEINDDGKPFNPLDIPEPEIQCDCDERRIGGLGIHFMRKMMDSIEYELGNGKNILKLTKIIQ; this comes from the coding sequence TTGGTTAATAATCGGCAGTCGCAAGTCGGCGATGATAAAATTTCTTCATTTACGCTGAAGGCTGATCTTAGCGAGCTAAAAATTCTTGCCGAAAAAATTGAGAACTTCGGTCAGCAAAATGAAATACCGGAGAAGAATATTTTTGAGGTTAATTTAGTTCTGGATGAACTTTTTACAAACCTTGTAAGCTATGGGTGTTTTTCGGATTCTCATTCTTTTGATATAGAGCTTATTTTAAAAGATGGCGTTATGTTTATCGAGATCAATGATGACGGAAAACCGTTCAATCCGCTTGATATTCCTGAACCTGAAATTCAATGTGATTGTGATGAAAGAAGAATTGGTGGATTAGGTATTCATTTTATGCGGAAAATGATGGATAGTATTGAGTATGAGTTGGGCAACGGGAAGAATATATTGAAGTTGACCAAGATTATTCAATAG
- a CDS encoding STAS domain-containing protein — MGLEVGENKNDGVIIFALKGRLDSNTSNDFEERLLSSIQSGENKIILDFENLEYISSAGLRVLLKAARELKGGDGKLLLCSLKDYIREVFDLSGFVSFLPIFDTKEEGISSF, encoded by the coding sequence ATGGGCTTGGAAGTTGGTGAAAATAAAAATGACGGTGTTATAATTTTTGCGCTTAAAGGACGGCTTGATTCCAACACTTCGAATGATTTTGAAGAACGTCTCCTCAGCTCAATTCAGAGCGGAGAAAATAAGATCATTCTGGATTTTGAAAACCTTGAGTACATTTCCAGTGCCGGACTTCGTGTTCTTTTAAAAGCAGCAAGAGAGCTTAAAGGCGGCGATGGTAAACTTTTGCTTTGTTCACTGAAAGATTATATTCGTGAAGTCTTTGACCTGTCGGGATTTGTATCCTTTCTGCCTATTTTTGATACAAAGGAAGAAGGTATTTCGTCGTTTTAA
- a CDS encoding mechanosensitive ion channel family protein: MNIYIKNTITLIIAALLLLSVSFFSEVRAESTKQTWTYMVEGIEQDINEQNAAVHNLQKHLPEMIKTFDYRINKAKDRLDQLKLLRGLAKRTPWSYRTILLQLEDLKDYVLYAKKDLLLEKNRLKKIKKDIDILSELNIQDSLESNVKKDLLKRTLDSFTEIHHHSRLIKKDLDKALARADETVAAIARNSKLTTKHYADSMESFYFEAGPSLLAANNWQDITYAFDEWQKGHSKFYYPLFVWVSWTNFMAYMSIIALVCWVLLRQSVKTLLKRPNFSKHSMSSYNFGLLMLSLGAGIFIARHITLFTSNQITGLVWSELITLGIIICARNFLWTKEKTKPAPLIYTPMFTLWCLMTAGDMLHMLTVPVDCIGIIWICFSLAALAVISINRKKQSLKITKTTSKITIYVLTIGSILTLFGLGAEAMISTQLWFLFLVTLQICNALKTIMITSGTPAAQVEQQGEEIEPDTQAEPTENVELSMETIQQNQMAQLLYPLSVSIIIFLFIAWATAYMGGLPFAKFVFRHMDVNIAGAAISIKSIFYILILFFTSRLILFWLKTLVSTTAIAGRKMESALAHTFSTIGSYLVWVVFILSSLYLLGIPMSALTWIASGLSIGIGFGLKDIVSNFVSGLIILFGGSIKKGDILQRNKLIGKVEDVSIRNTTMRALDNSMVIIPNSSFLKGEIINLNFQDSRIRVAIPITLIPGSKIKKAKKIMLKIVKKHPKVLSDPEPSILFKRFGNFGLEFEIYFWVQNFEDQYPTESEVVDDLDQELQAKKISVAFRGIKVKYKPKGDEAAKLAAQREALKEKKKATNKYFKSAALRRHRNLQKLERDKPA, translated from the coding sequence ATGAATATATACATAAAAAATACAATTACTCTTATCATTGCGGCCCTGTTACTTTTAAGCGTGTCTTTTTTCAGTGAAGTACGTGCTGAATCGACAAAACAAACATGGACTTACATGGTCGAAGGCATTGAGCAGGACATAAACGAACAAAATGCAGCTGTTCATAATCTGCAAAAACATCTCCCTGAAATGATCAAAACTTTTGATTATCGCATTAATAAAGCTAAAGACCGACTTGACCAGTTGAAACTTCTCAGAGGATTGGCAAAACGGACCCCCTGGTCATATAGAACGATATTACTGCAACTTGAAGACCTTAAAGATTATGTATTATATGCCAAAAAAGATCTGCTTCTTGAAAAAAACCGTCTTAAAAAAATTAAAAAAGATATAGATATTCTTTCAGAGCTTAATATTCAGGACAGCCTTGAAAGTAATGTTAAAAAAGACCTGCTTAAGCGAACATTAGACAGCTTTACAGAAATACACCATCACTCAAGACTCATAAAAAAAGACCTCGACAAAGCCCTTGCCCGCGCGGACGAAACGGTTGCAGCAATTGCCCGGAACAGTAAACTTACCACAAAACATTATGCTGACTCGATGGAAAGCTTCTACTTCGAAGCAGGGCCATCATTACTCGCTGCTAACAATTGGCAGGATATTACTTATGCTTTTGATGAATGGCAAAAAGGCCATTCTAAATTTTACTATCCACTGTTTGTATGGGTAAGCTGGACTAATTTCATGGCATACATGTCCATCATAGCTCTTGTCTGCTGGGTGCTTCTTCGTCAATCCGTCAAAACCCTGCTCAAACGCCCAAATTTTTCCAAACACTCAATGTCATCATACAACTTCGGGCTGCTCATGCTCTCTTTAGGTGCAGGTATATTTATCGCACGCCACATCACTCTTTTTACATCAAACCAGATAACTGGACTGGTCTGGTCCGAACTAATAACTTTGGGCATCATCATTTGCGCACGCAATTTTTTATGGACAAAGGAAAAAACCAAGCCTGCCCCGCTGATATACACCCCCATGTTTACTCTCTGGTGTCTGATGACAGCAGGAGACATGCTGCATATGCTGACTGTCCCGGTTGACTGTATCGGGATAATATGGATTTGCTTCAGCCTCGCAGCTTTAGCTGTGATCAGTATAAACCGGAAAAAACAATCACTTAAAATTACCAAAACTACATCAAAAATTACGATATACGTTCTAACAATCGGCTCTATTTTGACCTTATTCGGATTAGGCGCAGAGGCGATGATCTCGACTCAACTCTGGTTCCTGTTTCTCGTAACACTCCAGATTTGTAACGCGCTTAAAACTATAATGATCACAAGTGGAACTCCTGCAGCGCAAGTGGAACAACAAGGGGAAGAAATAGAACCCGATACGCAAGCTGAACCTACTGAGAATGTAGAACTCTCGATGGAAACCATACAGCAGAATCAAATGGCTCAGCTGCTGTACCCGCTGTCAGTTTCAATCATTATCTTTTTATTTATCGCATGGGCGACAGCTTATATGGGCGGACTGCCGTTCGCAAAATTTGTATTCAGGCATATGGATGTTAATATCGCCGGCGCAGCCATATCCATAAAAAGTATCTTTTACATCCTTATATTATTTTTCACTTCACGGCTGATTCTCTTCTGGCTTAAAACGCTGGTCTCCACAACGGCTATTGCTGGTCGCAAAATGGAATCCGCCTTAGCCCATACTTTTTCGACCATAGGATCCTATCTGGTATGGGTCGTATTTATCCTTTCATCCCTATACCTGCTGGGAATACCAATGTCGGCCCTTACATGGATTGCCAGTGGTCTTTCCATCGGTATTGGTTTCGGCCTCAAGGATATCGTAAGCAATTTTGTAAGCGGACTTATCATCCTTTTCGGCGGATCTATTAAGAAAGGGGATATTCTGCAGCGCAATAAACTTATAGGCAAGGTTGAAGACGTTTCCATTCGCAACACAACCATGCGCGCCCTTGATAACAGCATGGTAATTATTCCAAACTCCAGCTTCCTGAAAGGTGAAATTATAAACCTTAATTTTCAGGATTCGCGCATAAGGGTTGCAATTCCTATAACCCTTATTCCCGGATCAAAAATTAAAAAAGCAAAAAAAATAATGCTCAAGATCGTTAAAAAGCACCCTAAAGTGTTGAGCGATCCAGAACCGAGCATTCTTTTTAAAAGATTCGGTAACTTCGGCCTTGAGTTTGAAATTTATTTCTGGGTACAAAATTTTGAAGATCAATACCCTACTGAATCTGAAGTGGTTGATGATCTTGATCAAGAGCTTCAAGCTAAAAAAATCTCTGTAGCCTTCCGCGGCATTAAGGTTAAATATAAACCTAAGGGTGATGAGGCCGCAAAACTGGCCGCGCAGCGTGAAGCTTTAAAAGAAAAAAAGAAGGCAACAAATAAGTATTTTAAATCAGCGGCACTTCGAAGACATAGAAACCTGCAGAAACTTGAAAGGGATAAGCCTGCATAA
- the aroL gene encoding shikimate kinase AroL — protein MNKIFLVGPRACGKTTVGRAVAKGLQFDFYDSDALIVEKAGCEISTFVEANGWEAFRDIESDVLKFLSETERSVVSCGGGIVVREKNFEILKKSFTVYLKTDVDTLVQRLSANPEHGQRPSLTGKSLVEEVNEILEAREKLYSGCAAVTVDGAGSVQEICERIVGAFKIIENGDDK, from the coding sequence GTGAATAAAATTTTTCTTGTCGGTCCCAGAGCATGTGGAAAAACTACAGTCGGCAGGGCTGTTGCAAAGGGGTTGCAGTTCGATTTTTACGACAGTGACGCACTTATTGTTGAGAAAGCAGGTTGTGAAATTTCAACTTTTGTAGAAGCCAACGGGTGGGAAGCATTTCGTGATATCGAAAGTGACGTGTTAAAATTTTTGTCAGAAACCGAAAGATCAGTTGTTTCTTGCGGTGGCGGTATTGTTGTTCGTGAGAAAAATTTTGAAATTTTGAAAAAAAGTTTTACTGTTTATTTAAAAACAGATGTTGATACGCTGGTTCAGCGTCTGTCAGCTAATCCTGAGCATGGACAACGACCATCTTTGACAGGAAAATCTTTGGTGGAAGAAGTTAACGAAATTCTTGAAGCTCGTGAAAAATTATATTCAGGATGTGCGGCTGTGACTGTTGACGGTGCAGGCAGTGTGCAGGAAATCTGTGAAAGAATTGTCGGGGCATTTAAAATTATTGAGAATGGAGATGATAAATAA
- the aroC gene encoding chorismate synthase translates to MSGNTFGNLFKVVTYGESHGPGLGGVIDGCPAGIELNEDIIQLELDRRKPGSGIAGTARKEADKVKILSGVFEGRTTGTSIGFHIENTDQRSRDYSKIMNVYRPGHADLSYDAKYGFRDYRGGGRSSGRETVSRVAAGAVAQELLRLEGITCNTYTVRIGGIDAVVKDPGSAYERLFFSPDADVLEKWEKRIMEVRSAGDTLGGVVEVCIKGVPAGLGEPVFDKLDARLAYALMSVGAVKGVEIGSGCSSADATGSENNDFINEKGFLSNNAGGILGGISSGQDIVVRAYVKPIPSISKEQQTVDSEGHSTEIKIGGRHDICAIPRIVPVLKAMAMLTIADHLLLQRRMK, encoded by the coding sequence ATGAGTGGAAACACATTCGGCAATCTTTTTAAGGTTGTTACATATGGAGAGTCTCATGGTCCCGGCCTTGGCGGAGTTATCGATGGATGTCCTGCTGGAATTGAGCTGAACGAGGATATTATTCAACTGGAGCTGGACAGACGTAAGCCCGGTTCGGGTATTGCAGGAACAGCCCGTAAAGAAGCTGATAAGGTAAAAATTTTATCCGGTGTTTTTGAAGGTAGAACCACCGGAACATCCATTGGTTTTCATATTGAAAATACGGATCAGCGTTCCAGAGATTATTCAAAAATTATGAACGTCTACAGACCGGGGCATGCCGATCTGTCCTATGATGCGAAATATGGTTTCAGGGACTATCGCGGCGGTGGCCGTTCTTCCGGCCGGGAAACGGTTTCACGCGTTGCCGCCGGAGCTGTTGCACAGGAACTTTTACGTCTAGAAGGTATAACCTGTAACACATATACCGTGCGTATCGGTGGTATTGACGCTGTCGTCAAAGATCCTGGCAGTGCTTATGAAAGACTTTTTTTCAGTCCTGACGCAGATGTTCTTGAAAAGTGGGAAAAGCGTATAATGGAAGTGCGTTCTGCCGGAGATACTTTGGGCGGAGTTGTTGAAGTCTGCATTAAAGGCGTGCCCGCAGGGCTTGGTGAACCGGTGTTTGATAAACTGGATGCCAGACTTGCTTATGCGTTGATGTCCGTCGGTGCCGTAAAAGGTGTCGAAATAGGATCTGGCTGTTCTTCCGCGGATGCGACCGGCAGCGAGAATAATGATTTTATTAATGAGAAAGGATTTTTGTCCAACAATGCCGGGGGAATTCTCGGTGGTATTTCAAGTGGGCAGGATATTGTGGTCAGGGCCTATGTTAAGCCGATTCCATCCATCAGCAAAGAGCAGCAGACTGTTGATAGCGAAGGTCATTCAACTGAGATAAAAATCGGCGGCAGACATGATATTTGTGCTATTCCGCGCATTGTTCCTGTGCTCAAGGCTATGGCAATGCTTACCATTGCAGATCATCTTCTCCTGCAACGCAGAATGAAGTGA
- a CDS encoding response regulator yields the protein MIILISLLAFVISGAYDYSVMRKDMLKEMNQKADGLAERLSESLIPPLWNVDQSAINRIILSEMNDKRIKAIIVTEDNDKNVFAGKIRNKNWDIIDFIAWPRGEFVKRKAEISVLNQPIGAVEIFLSTKFIQDELYNSLLQSLLRNMFLVVLLMVTIFVTMRNVLISPIIKLSQTARRISVDKNYGARVDFKCQGEMETLVNNFNHMLQQIEEQDHKLKEYSGKLQQKIQQSNKNLANSYRELKITNKQLEIAKNEAEAASRSKSQFMANVSHEIRTPMNAIIGMADLTLATKLSAKQADFMKIIINSGQVLLRLINDILDFSKIEAGKLELEEVNFDLHKLIDEISDLFVEQMVASQTELVIEILPDVPKRIKTDPLRLRQVLANLTANAFKFTNKGEITITVKAEHVGPDKMDLIFAVKDTGIGIPEQIQPELFKAFKQADGSTTRKYGGTGLGLTISKRIINLMGGDIWVKSKPGEGSTFFFKISPKLVPNTLPTEYLLPENLLNQPALIIDDNIAVRSVLSRYLQQFGFKPESSSSAEEGLEMIKQKTDVPYKFILMDLNLPGMKGDEASKIIRETHPAKDLPILMITAMDLNEALIKAKATGITKVITKPLKQSALFDAIMDTFDHSDYMQKVIEPLQVAEKIFEGFNVLLVEDNAINRQVAEQILMTTGLEIETAINGLEAVQMIAQNNYDLVLMDIQMPEMDGYEATRTIRSKLKKTDLPIIAMTAHAMRGDKEKCLQAGMNDYIPKPIDKNQMISTIKAYLLINHDEFSKSNEQDTSSTNKNFQKYQHLNIEEALDRIGGDLDILINILNNFDEYNKDFTKKINFMLAKNELKEAGDMAHTLKGAAANLSANHLAKAAQKLENACKANQKEDAVIALYETSKKIELLRMDILMLTKDLS from the coding sequence ATGATCATATTAATATCATTATTGGCCTTCGTTATTTCCGGCGCCTACGATTATTCGGTTATGCGTAAGGACATGCTTAAAGAAATGAATCAGAAAGCGGACGGCCTTGCCGAAAGACTTTCAGAATCATTAATCCCCCCCCTTTGGAATGTGGATCAGTCCGCAATAAACAGAATTATTTTGTCGGAAATGAATGACAAAAGAATTAAAGCCATAATCGTTACTGAAGATAATGATAAAAACGTATTTGCAGGAAAAATAAGAAATAAAAATTGGGATATAATTGACTTTATAGCTTGGCCCAGAGGTGAATTCGTTAAACGAAAAGCTGAAATATCTGTACTGAATCAACCTATAGGAGCGGTTGAAATTTTCTTATCGACCAAATTCATTCAAGATGAGCTATACAATTCACTCTTACAGTCGCTCTTAAGAAACATGTTTCTGGTTGTTCTGCTGATGGTAACAATCTTCGTTACTATGCGAAACGTTCTTATCTCTCCCATCATTAAATTATCCCAAACAGCACGCCGAATTTCTGTTGATAAAAACTATGGAGCCAGAGTCGACTTTAAATGTCAGGGCGAGATGGAAACGCTCGTTAACAACTTTAATCACATGCTCCAGCAAATTGAAGAACAGGACCACAAACTTAAAGAATACAGCGGAAAACTTCAGCAAAAGATTCAGCAAAGTAATAAAAATTTAGCAAACAGCTACAGAGAACTTAAAATAACAAATAAACAACTTGAAATTGCTAAAAATGAAGCAGAAGCCGCTTCGCGCTCCAAAAGTCAATTTATGGCAAATGTCAGCCATGAAATAAGAACGCCCATGAACGCAATTATCGGAATGGCAGATCTGACACTGGCAACAAAATTATCGGCCAAGCAAGCTGATTTTATGAAAATAATCATTAATTCAGGTCAGGTACTGCTAAGACTGATCAATGACATTCTAGATTTTTCAAAAATTGAAGCAGGCAAGCTTGAACTTGAAGAAGTTAACTTTGATCTTCATAAGTTGATTGATGAAATCTCGGACCTTTTTGTTGAACAGATGGTCGCTTCTCAAACGGAACTGGTAATTGAAATTCTCCCGGACGTGCCGAAACGGATAAAAACTGACCCGCTAAGATTAAGACAGGTTCTTGCTAACCTGACCGCAAATGCTTTCAAATTCACCAATAAAGGTGAAATTACAATTACTGTAAAAGCTGAGCATGTCGGCCCGGATAAAATGGATCTTATTTTTGCCGTAAAGGATACGGGGATAGGAATCCCGGAACAAATTCAGCCCGAGCTATTTAAAGCCTTTAAACAGGCTGACGGATCTACCACCCGTAAATATGGTGGTACAGGTTTGGGACTGACCATCTCCAAACGAATAATCAATCTCATGGGCGGAGATATCTGGGTTAAAAGTAAACCCGGAGAAGGTAGTACATTCTTCTTCAAAATATCCCCGAAACTAGTTCCGAACACACTCCCCACTGAATACCTGTTGCCGGAGAATCTTCTGAACCAGCCTGCACTCATAATAGATGACAATATTGCTGTGAGATCCGTTCTTTCCAGATATCTGCAACAATTCGGATTCAAACCTGAAAGCTCCTCTTCTGCGGAAGAAGGGTTGGAAATGATAAAACAAAAAACGGATGTCCCGTACAAATTCATACTCATGGATTTGAATCTTCCGGGAATGAAAGGAGATGAAGCTTCCAAAATAATCAGAGAAACTCATCCGGCCAAAGACCTTCCAATCCTCATGATTACCGCAATGGATTTAAATGAAGCTCTGATAAAAGCCAAAGCAACAGGGATAACCAAAGTCATAACTAAACCTCTGAAACAATCTGCTCTATTTGATGCGATTATGGATACGTTTGATCACAGTGATTATATGCAAAAAGTAATCGAACCTTTACAGGTCGCTGAAAAAATATTTGAAGGTTTTAACGTTCTGCTGGTGGAAGACAATGCCATCAACCGCCAAGTGGCCGAACAAATTCTTATGACTACCGGACTGGAAATAGAAACTGCCATTAACGGACTTGAAGCCGTACAAATGATCGCCCAAAACAACTATGACCTAGTTCTTATGGACATCCAAATGCCGGAAATGGACGGATATGAAGCAACCAGAACCATACGTAGCAAGTTGAAAAAAACCGACCTTCCGATAATAGCAATGACGGCCCACGCTATGAGGGGAGACAAAGAAAAATGTTTGCAAGCAGGCATGAATGACTACATTCCAAAACCCATTGATAAGAATCAAATGATAAGCACCATCAAAGCTTACTTATTAATTAATCACGACGAATTCAGTAAAAGCAACGAACAGGACACATCCTCAACGAACAAAAATTTCCAAAAATATCAACATCTGAACATAGAAGAAGCTTTGGATCGCATCGGTGGTGACTTAGATATTCTGATTAACATTTTGAATAATTTCGATGAATATAACAAAGACTTTACAAAAAAAATAAACTTCATGCTGGCAAAAAATGAACTTAAAGAAGCCGGAGATATGGCGCATACGCTGAAAGGGGCTGCTGCAAATCTTTCTGCAAACCATCTGGCCAAGGCAGCTCAGAAACTGGAAAATGCCTGCAAAGCCAATCAGAAAGAAGATGCTGTCATAGCTTTATATGAAACAAGCAAAAAAATTGAACTTCTCAGAATGGACATTTTAATGCTCACCAAAGATCTTTCCTGA